The Streptomyces sp. NL15-2K genome contains a region encoding:
- a CDS encoding methyltransferase domain-containing protein — translation MSDEATTDTTTDAAQITALIADHPWVADARPAPDGVLLVTPHPSATAVLPAPGPLVREHLAHWAEVYEWVYETGEGRHADDLDLSGWRSSDTGKPLPAAHMRDWVDRTVDLVLAQRPRRLLELGCGTGLLAHRLHPRLDGYVGTDVTEVAVARLHAAGLPRTAFVRAAAHEAQASAVRQAMDRVFGPGIRPDCVLLNSVTQCFPNLVYLTAFLHHALAAVEDGGTVIVGDIRHAGLLEDHFGRVERARDPEAADADIAARVASAVAGDEELSFAPEAVHEILAAEPRTVRMSVHARTMAQDTELTRYRYDLVLHVGPASGLPDAPEVRRLPWQGLAGQELPTVLRAALAPGPAILHSIPNALLVADPDAVTPYDLRQALAGTDAAVLLDSGDPRMLAVAAPADRATAASHGPVRAPVGRLAHEPLPAFVRRRLPEILRDHLRRTAPGTVPPRIVVDDASAARTR, via the coding sequence TTGTCCGATGAAGCGACCACCGACACCACCACCGACGCAGCGCAGATCACCGCTCTGATCGCCGACCACCCCTGGGTGGCCGACGCCCGCCCCGCACCCGACGGAGTCCTGCTGGTCACCCCCCATCCGAGCGCGACAGCCGTTCTTCCGGCGCCGGGACCCCTGGTCCGCGAGCACCTCGCGCACTGGGCGGAGGTGTACGAATGGGTGTACGAGACGGGTGAGGGCCGGCACGCCGACGACCTGGACCTGTCCGGCTGGCGCTCCTCCGACACCGGAAAGCCGCTGCCGGCCGCCCATATGCGTGACTGGGTCGACCGCACGGTCGATCTCGTCCTCGCCCAGCGGCCCCGTCGGCTGCTGGAACTCGGTTGCGGTACCGGCCTGTTGGCCCACCGGCTGCACCCGCGGCTGGACGGCTATGTCGGCACCGACGTGACCGAGGTGGCGGTCGCCCGGCTGCACGCCGCCGGACTGCCCCGTACCGCCTTCGTGCGCGCCGCCGCGCACGAGGCACAGGCGTCCGCGGTCCGGCAGGCGATGGACCGGGTGTTCGGCCCCGGCATACGTCCCGACTGCGTCCTGCTGAACTCCGTCACCCAGTGCTTCCCCAACCTCGTGTACCTGACGGCGTTCCTGCACCACGCGCTGGCCGCGGTCGAGGACGGCGGCACGGTGATCGTCGGCGACATCCGCCACGCCGGGCTGCTCGAAGACCACTTCGGCCGGGTGGAGAGGGCTCGCGATCCCGAAGCGGCCGACGCGGACATCGCCGCGCGGGTGGCCTCGGCCGTGGCGGGGGACGAGGAACTGTCGTTCGCCCCGGAAGCCGTGCACGAGATCCTGGCCGCCGAGCCCCGGACCGTCCGGATGAGCGTCCACGCCCGCACGATGGCCCAGGACACAGAACTCACCCGGTACCGCTACGACCTCGTCCTGCATGTCGGCCCCGCCTCCGGCCTCCCGGACGCGCCCGAGGTGCGCCGGCTGCCCTGGCAGGGGCTCGCGGGCCAGGAGCTGCCGACGGTTCTGCGAGCGGCGCTGGCACCCGGGCCCGCCATCCTGCACAGCATCCCCAACGCCCTCCTCGTGGCGGACCCGGACGCCGTCACCCCCTACGACCTGCGACAGGCACTGGCCGGTACGGACGCCGCCGTGCTGCTCGACTCCGGCGACCCCCGGATGCTCGCCGTGGCCGCGCCCGCCGACCGCGCCACCGCTGCCTCCCACGGCCCGGTTCGGGCACCGGTCGGCCGCCTGGCCCACGAGCCGCTGCCCGCGTTCGTACGGCGCCGGCTGCCGGAAATACTGCGCGACCATCTCCGCCGTACCGCACCCGGCACGGTACCGCCGAGGATCGTGGTGGACGACGCGTCGGCGGCGCGGACGCGATGA
- a CDS encoding class I SAM-dependent methyltransferase: MADLLSALPEVAAWQLVPSGTGDTLLVAGPVDDARGDDRDADTGWAEQAVVDAAASGDAAVTGTDLTQLPALMRLLDETALLTMARVLDRTRLFRDAAPHTAAEVVAALGTAPRHAWIVRRWLRTLTAENRLGRDPATGHYRDLTAPGRTEYAHARRVLDEARSGMGYPESMTRFFFAAADRLPLLLQDRTSLQEVLFPQGETDTAEGNYRDNVPSRWANHAAADLIAREARRREGREDGGRPLRVLEAGAGVGGTTEAVLSALGSTPVEYLFTDVSRFFLQTSRTRFGTRPGLRQALFDINRDPTAQGLTPASHDVILAANVLHNARHVGRALAALRELLVPDGLLVLVESCREHYQALTSMYLLMSPQADEESWFTDLRAGQDRVFLTEGEWARQLDAAGFRPLPVLPPDGHPLTALGQHVVAGRPRPGHGRPDPGRVARALAQLPETARPARVHAVDSVPPTTTSGASR; encoded by the coding sequence ATGGCCGACCTCCTGTCCGCACTGCCCGAGGTCGCCGCCTGGCAGCTGGTGCCGAGCGGCACGGGGGACACCCTGCTGGTCGCCGGTCCGGTGGACGACGCACGGGGAGACGACCGGGACGCGGACACCGGCTGGGCCGAGCAGGCCGTGGTCGACGCCGCCGCCTCCGGCGACGCCGCCGTGACCGGTACCGACCTCACACAACTCCCGGCCCTGATGCGCCTGCTGGACGAGACCGCGCTGCTGACCATGGCCCGCGTGCTGGACCGTACCCGTCTCTTCCGCGACGCGGCGCCGCACACGGCAGCCGAGGTCGTGGCCGCGCTGGGTACGGCGCCCCGCCACGCGTGGATCGTACGGCGCTGGCTGCGCACCCTGACCGCGGAGAACCGGCTCGGCCGTGACCCGGCGACGGGCCACTACCGGGACCTGACCGCGCCCGGCCGTACGGAGTACGCCCATGCCCGTCGCGTCCTCGACGAGGCCCGCAGCGGCATGGGCTACCCGGAGTCCATGACGCGTTTCTTCTTCGCCGCGGCCGACCGGCTCCCCCTCCTGCTCCAGGACCGTACGAGTTTGCAGGAGGTGCTCTTCCCCCAGGGCGAGACGGACACGGCCGAAGGCAACTACCGCGACAACGTGCCGAGCCGGTGGGCCAACCACGCCGCCGCCGACCTGATCGCGCGCGAGGCCCGCAGACGGGAGGGACGGGAAGACGGCGGTCGGCCACTGCGTGTTCTGGAGGCGGGAGCCGGGGTGGGCGGCACCACGGAAGCGGTGCTGAGCGCCCTCGGCTCCACTCCGGTCGAGTATCTGTTCACCGATGTGTCCCGGTTCTTCCTCCAGACCTCGCGGACCCGCTTCGGCACCCGTCCCGGCCTGCGCCAGGCGCTGTTCGACATCAACCGCGACCCGACGGCGCAGGGCCTCACCCCCGCGTCCCACGATGTGATCCTCGCGGCGAACGTCCTGCACAACGCGCGCCACGTCGGCCGTGCCCTCGCCGCCCTGCGGGAACTGCTGGTGCCGGACGGCCTGCTGGTGCTCGTCGAGTCCTGCCGGGAGCACTACCAGGCACTCACCTCGATGTACCTGCTGATGTCGCCGCAGGCGGACGAGGAGAGCTGGTTCACCGACCTGCGGGCCGGTCAGGACCGCGTCTTCCTCACCGAGGGGGAGTGGGCGCGGCAGCTGGACGCGGCCGGATTCCGGCCCCTGCCGGTCCTGCCGCCCGACGGGCACCCCCTGACCGCCCTGGGCCAGCACGTCGTCGCGGGCCGCCCCCGACCCGGCCACGGCAGGCCCGACCCCGGCCGCGTCGCACGGGCGCTCGCCCAACTGCCCGAGACGGCCCGTCCCGCACGCGTCCACGCCGTGGACAGCGTTCCGCCCACCACCACGTCTGGAGCCAGCCGTTGA
- a CDS encoding phosphopantetheine-binding protein → MTSASPVPVLDALDDLVQAVRDVWADVLETDTASVPADISFLSLGGDSVLAVRMAALIRKRLGVNLALSDVRVEHTAAHLAALLHERGIAGGLPRSLPLDLERRKDPDAPFPLLPLQQGYFVGQQDAWELSYRSAHHYVDIGLEDIDDEEIAEALQDALERLAEHQSVLRARILPDGRQRILPLDDPDAMPRLRVTDLSTAGEEEIATQLSAIRREMSTEGPDPAVGCGLDMRLTLLPGHRARLHSSTSLLIIDGWSSGVFYRDLFALVSDYNAVLAPLEVDFGDYVTSLRDLPDTEEWRQDRDWWWNRLDDFPLPPALPLVADPAEVRPTLMGTRQAVLDAERWAALRAHCAEHGVTPSAAMFAVFSAAVARACGHRRFLLNTLQLNRLPLHPDVPRLVGAFSSTMLMPVELPENPVFSDLAISAQQAVSDALAHHLVSGVEVSRELGRRRGTRRPVAPVVFQSTLGVDAALGSEVPHEAGPLGRIDLLSHHQQLRTPQVALELRLFELRGELVVVFSLVEELFAAEDVDRLFQDVVSTVESLVEKEAWSASVTLPTTGDAPQSDTVGTAPGGRLSVPPAQDLSGEEPGPPRDDLERAVAAEWAELLECAVTDRAADFFALGGDSLLAVRMLGVLARKGVGRVTPRRFLERPTVAGLADAVRDGGPATAG, encoded by the coding sequence TTGACTTCCGCATCCCCAGTTCCCGTACTCGATGCCCTCGACGACCTCGTACAGGCCGTACGCGATGTCTGGGCCGACGTCCTGGAGACGGACACCGCGTCCGTACCGGCCGACATCAGCTTCCTGAGCCTGGGCGGAGACTCCGTGCTCGCCGTGCGCATGGCAGCGCTGATCCGCAAGCGGCTGGGCGTGAACCTCGCCCTGTCGGACGTACGCGTCGAACACACCGCGGCACATCTGGCGGCGCTCCTCCACGAGCGCGGCATCGCGGGCGGACTGCCCCGCAGCCTGCCTCTGGACCTCGAGCGGCGAAAGGATCCGGACGCGCCCTTCCCCCTTCTGCCGCTCCAGCAGGGCTACTTCGTCGGCCAGCAGGACGCCTGGGAGCTGTCCTACCGTTCCGCCCACCACTACGTGGACATCGGCCTTGAGGACATCGACGACGAAGAGATCGCCGAGGCACTCCAGGACGCGCTGGAGCGGCTGGCGGAACACCAGTCCGTGCTGCGGGCACGCATCCTGCCCGACGGCCGGCAGCGGATCCTGCCCCTCGACGACCCCGACGCCATGCCGCGGCTGCGCGTGACCGACCTCAGCACCGCGGGGGAGGAGGAGATCGCCACTCAACTCTCGGCGATCCGGCGGGAGATGAGCACCGAGGGCCCCGACCCGGCCGTCGGCTGCGGACTCGACATGCGGCTCACCCTGCTTCCCGGACACCGCGCCCGACTGCACTCCTCCACCAGTCTGCTGATCATCGACGGCTGGTCGTCCGGCGTCTTCTACCGGGATCTGTTCGCCCTCGTCTCCGACTACAACGCCGTACTCGCCCCCCTGGAGGTCGACTTCGGGGACTATGTCACGAGCCTGCGCGACCTGCCCGACACCGAGGAGTGGCGCCAGGACCGGGACTGGTGGTGGAACCGCCTCGACGACTTCCCCCTGCCCCCGGCGCTGCCCCTGGTGGCCGATCCGGCCGAGGTGCGGCCGACGCTGATGGGCACGCGGCAGGCCGTGCTCGACGCCGAGCGGTGGGCCGCGCTGCGCGCCCACTGCGCCGAGCACGGTGTCACCCCCTCCGCCGCCATGTTCGCCGTGTTCTCCGCCGCCGTGGCCCGCGCCTGCGGACACCGGCGCTTCCTGCTCAACACCCTTCAACTGAACCGGCTGCCGCTGCACCCGGATGTGCCCCGGCTGGTGGGAGCCTTCTCGTCCACCATGCTCATGCCGGTCGAGCTGCCCGAGAACCCCGTGTTCTCCGATCTGGCGATCAGCGCCCAGCAGGCCGTCTCGGACGCGCTCGCGCACCACCTGGTCTCCGGAGTCGAGGTCTCCCGGGAACTGGGCCGCCGCCGCGGCACCCGGCGTCCGGTCGCTCCTGTGGTCTTCCAGAGCACCCTGGGGGTGGATGCGGCACTGGGCAGCGAGGTCCCCCATGAGGCCGGTCCGCTCGGCCGCATCGATCTGCTCAGCCACCACCAGCAGCTGAGGACTCCCCAGGTCGCCCTGGAACTCCGGCTGTTCGAGCTGCGTGGCGAACTCGTCGTCGTCTTCTCGCTGGTGGAGGAGCTCTTCGCCGCCGAGGACGTGGACCGCCTGTTCCAGGACGTCGTGAGCACTGTCGAATCCCTGGTGGAGAAGGAGGCATGGTCGGCCTCCGTCACCCTGCCCACCACAGGGGACGCACCACAGTCGGACACCGTCGGCACGGCGCCCGGCGGACGGTTGTCCGTCCCGCCGGCCCAGGACCTGTCCGGCGAGGAGCCAGGGCCTCCCCGCGACGATCTGGAGCGGGCCGTCGCGGCGGAGTGGGCCGAGCTGCTCGAGTGCGCGGTGACCGACAGAGCGGCGGACTTCTTCGCACTGGGCGGGGATTCGCTGCTGGCGGTACGGATGCTCGGCGTACTGGCCCGCAAGGGCGTCGGACGGGTGACGCCGCGCCGTTTCCTCGAACGACCCACGGTGGCCGGTCTCGCCGATGCGGTACGTGACGGCGGACCGGCCACCGCGGGGTGA
- a CDS encoding NAD(P)/FAD-dependent oxidoreductase, which yields MSYDVVVVGGGPAGLNAALVSGRQRRKVLLLDSGEPRNAPAAEMHMFLSRDGASPAELRRIGREQLAAYPSVEIREALVATVAAEEANGFTLTLADGSRAAARKVVLATGQVDVLDQVEGVDKLFGRGVYHCPFCHGWETRGMTIAVLGRELPQVMQALYIADRFSDDVVVCTDGHPVPEQAADRLAAAGIAVDETPVSRIEGKEGEVRLVLEDGRVLERQAVYHRAPTRQHSALAEQLGCEMLPDGCIRVNEFQRTSVPGVYAAGDAARLEALPDALTFVITGAADGARAAVWLDQELFREDAGLAG from the coding sequence ATGTCGTACGACGTAGTCGTGGTCGGTGGAGGCCCTGCCGGTCTCAACGCAGCGCTGGTATCGGGCCGTCAGCGCCGGAAGGTGCTGCTCCTGGACAGCGGTGAACCACGCAACGCACCGGCCGCCGAGATGCACATGTTCCTCAGCCGGGACGGCGCGTCCCCGGCCGAGCTGCGCCGCATAGGCCGTGAGCAGCTCGCGGCCTACCCGAGTGTCGAGATCCGAGAGGCGCTGGTGGCCACGGTAGCGGCGGAGGAGGCGAACGGGTTCACGCTGACGCTCGCCGACGGCAGCAGGGCGGCGGCTCGCAAAGTGGTCCTCGCGACCGGACAGGTCGATGTCCTCGACCAGGTGGAGGGCGTCGACAAACTCTTCGGCCGGGGCGTCTATCACTGTCCCTTCTGCCACGGCTGGGAGACGCGGGGCATGACCATCGCCGTCCTGGGCCGTGAGCTGCCGCAGGTGATGCAGGCGCTGTACATCGCCGACCGGTTCAGCGACGACGTGGTGGTGTGCACCGACGGGCATCCGGTGCCCGAACAGGCGGCGGACAGGCTCGCCGCCGCCGGGATCGCCGTCGACGAGACCCCGGTCTCCCGGATCGAGGGCAAGGAGGGCGAGGTGCGGCTGGTACTGGAGGATGGACGGGTGCTGGAGCGCCAGGCCGTCTACCACCGGGCCCCCACCAGGCAGCACTCCGCACTCGCCGAGCAACTCGGCTGCGAGATGCTGCCCGACGGGTGCATCCGCGTGAACGAGTTTCAGCGCACCAGCGTGCCCGGCGTCTACGCGGCCGGTGACGCCGCACGGCTGGAGGCGCTGCCGGACGCTCTCACCTTTGTGATCACGGGGGCCGCCGACGGAGCGCGCGCCGCGGTCTGGCTGGACCAGGAGCTCTTCCGCGAGGACGCGGGGCTCGCCGGCTGA
- a CDS encoding saccharopine dehydrogenase NADP-binding domain-containing protein has translation MDSTAAIGILGGYGAVGTAVVRRLYRAGIGPLLVAGRDPSRAEASVASLGAAGTAVSVQAVDLWGASLDSFLARCRLVVNCAGPSYRVLDTVARAALRHGVDYVDAAGDDPLHARLSAQDGGADEWAAAHRTAVLSAGALPGLSGLLPRVLLDQAAARPVRLEGYLGGVAALTPAAAGDVLLARGPEHGVPSAAWEDGRTRGRSLEPRRGLRLPAFPQPVTAFPFLSTEAVRLAQTAGLRQVHWYTVFGGEHLAEELAMAWATDDTETAGLVRAADADVRRHGSWYGQEFRLWNGTDDGPPTRTLTLRAEDSYELSGFLSAAAAHHVLAGQVKPGVHFAADVLDPLSTAQSLAADPVAGLDMP, from the coding sequence ATGGACTCCACCGCGGCCATCGGCATCCTCGGCGGCTACGGAGCCGTCGGAACCGCAGTAGTACGCCGGCTGTACCGCGCGGGTATCGGCCCGCTCCTGGTGGCCGGCCGGGATCCGTCCCGCGCCGAGGCCTCCGTCGCATCGCTCGGCGCGGCCGGGACGGCTGTCAGCGTCCAGGCCGTCGATCTCTGGGGCGCGTCACTGGACTCGTTCCTCGCCCGCTGCCGGCTCGTCGTCAACTGCGCGGGACCGTCCTACCGGGTGCTGGACACGGTGGCACGGGCCGCGCTGCGCCACGGCGTGGACTACGTGGACGCTGCGGGCGACGACCCCCTCCATGCCCGGCTGAGCGCACAGGACGGCGGCGCCGACGAGTGGGCGGCCGCACACCGCACCGCCGTCCTCTCCGCCGGAGCGCTGCCGGGACTGTCCGGGCTCCTTCCGCGCGTCCTGCTGGACCAGGCGGCGGCACGGCCGGTCCGGCTGGAGGGATACCTCGGCGGCGTGGCGGCGCTCACCCCCGCCGCCGCGGGAGACGTGCTGCTCGCCCGAGGTCCCGAACACGGCGTCCCCTCCGCGGCCTGGGAAGACGGACGGACCCGCGGCCGTTCCCTTGAACCACGGCGCGGCCTGCGGCTCCCCGCGTTTCCCCAGCCGGTCACCGCCTTCCCCTTCCTGTCCACCGAGGCGGTCCGACTTGCGCAGACCGCTGGGCTCCGCCAGGTGCACTGGTACACCGTCTTCGGCGGTGAGCACCTCGCCGAAGAACTGGCCATGGCCTGGGCGACGGACGACACGGAAACGGCGGGTCTGGTCCGGGCCGCGGACGCGGACGTACGTCGCCACGGCTCCTGGTACGGGCAGGAGTTCCGCCTCTGGAACGGGACGGACGACGGCCCGCCCACCCGCACCCTCACCCTCCGCGCCGAGGACTCCTACGAACTCAGCGGCTTTCTGTCCGCCGCCGCCGCACATCACGTCCTCGCCGGCCAGGTGAAACCCGGTGTCCACTTCGCAGCGGATGTGCTCGACCCGCTGTCCACTGCCCAGAGCCTGGCGGCGGACCCGGTGGCCGGGCTGGACATGCCCTGA
- a CDS encoding helix-turn-helix transcriptional regulator, with product MATQEQRRELAQFIRSRRERRKPEDVGLPVVGHRRTPGLRREEVATLAGLSITWYTWLEQAREIKVSRQVLGSLATALGLDQVERDHLFRLAGEVPPGDALPSAALPQQYELLLTHLNPNPAFIVNRRFDILAWNQGCELLYGDLGALPPRRRNVLWLTFTSPEVRAMSQDWEEEASYALALFRTQVGERILDPDVVVLLHELEESSPDFSRLWQLKEVAPFVPKPRTVNHPRLGVIELEYIKMHVADDDKTLVSYLVRPGSDLERRLEELLEEREG from the coding sequence GTGGCCACGCAGGAACAGCGGCGCGAGCTCGCCCAGTTCATCCGCAGTCGGCGCGAGCGTCGCAAGCCCGAGGACGTGGGTCTGCCCGTCGTCGGTCACCGGCGCACACCAGGTCTGCGACGCGAGGAGGTGGCCACCCTCGCCGGCCTGAGCATCACCTGGTACACGTGGCTGGAGCAGGCCAGGGAGATCAAGGTCTCGAGACAGGTCCTCGGCAGTCTCGCGACGGCGCTCGGCCTCGACCAGGTCGAGCGCGACCACCTGTTCCGGCTCGCCGGTGAGGTCCCGCCCGGCGACGCCCTGCCGAGCGCCGCTCTCCCCCAGCAGTACGAGCTGTTGCTCACCCACCTGAACCCGAATCCCGCGTTCATCGTCAACCGGCGCTTCGACATCCTGGCCTGGAACCAGGGGTGCGAGCTGCTCTACGGCGACCTGGGCGCCCTGCCGCCCCGTCGGCGCAACGTCCTGTGGCTCACCTTCACCTCACCCGAAGTCAGGGCCATGTCCCAGGACTGGGAGGAGGAGGCCTCGTACGCCCTCGCGCTGTTCCGGACCCAGGTGGGCGAGCGCATTCTCGATCCCGACGTCGTCGTGCTCCTCCACGAGCTGGAGGAGTCCAGCCCGGACTTCTCCCGGCTCTGGCAGCTGAAGGAGGTGGCACCGTTCGTTCCCAAGCCGCGCACGGTCAATCATCCACGCCTTGGTGTGATCGAGCTGGAGTACATCAAGATGCACGTCGCGGACGACGACAAGACCCTCGTGTCCTATCTCGTGAGGCCCGGGTCCGACCTGGAGCGGCGCCTGGAGGAGCTTCTGGAGGAGCGGGAGGGCTGA
- a CDS encoding SDR family oxidoreductase encodes MRVVIMGGTSGIGLAAAEKLTAAGAEVIVTGRDAEKLAAVKERVAGAEQVDGTDETAVARFFERVGSFDHLVLAFSPGALGLGPLAGVSLADIKGAFDGKLFAYLYAIQKAQVTGSVTVVSAATARAAAPGTVTFAAVNGALERVVSPLAAELSPVRVNAVAPGAVDTPWWSFVPEEARDGQFAEMVKDLPVKRIGTPGDLADAIAYLIGASYVTGTILPVDGGFTVA; translated from the coding sequence ATGCGTGTTGTGATCATGGGTGGAACGTCCGGCATCGGCCTGGCGGCGGCGGAGAAGCTGACGGCGGCCGGGGCCGAGGTGATCGTCACCGGACGCGACGCGGAGAAGCTCGCAGCGGTGAAGGAGCGGGTCGCCGGCGCCGAGCAGGTGGACGGCACCGACGAGACCGCCGTGGCGCGGTTCTTCGAGCGCGTCGGCTCCTTCGACCACCTGGTGCTCGCCTTCAGCCCGGGTGCGCTCGGCCTCGGCCCGCTGGCCGGAGTGAGCCTCGCCGACATCAAGGGCGCCTTCGACGGCAAGCTGTTCGCCTACCTGTACGCCATCCAGAAGGCGCAGGTCACCGGTTCGGTCACGGTGGTGTCCGCCGCCACCGCGCGCGCCGCCGCTCCTGGCACGGTGACCTTCGCCGCGGTCAACGGTGCCCTCGAACGCGTTGTCTCACCACTTGCTGCGGAGCTGTCGCCGGTGCGCGTCAACGCCGTGGCGCCGGGCGCGGTGGACACGCCGTGGTGGTCGTTCGTGCCCGAGGAGGCGCGCGACGGCCAGTTCGCCGAGATGGTGAAGGACCTGCCGGTCAAGCGGATCGGGACGCCCGGCGACCTGGCGGACGCGATCGCGTACCTGATCGGCGCGAGCTACGTGACCGGCACGATCCTTCCGGTCGACGGCGGGTTCACCGTCGCCTGA